One region of Cottoperca gobio chromosome 19, fCotGob3.1, whole genome shotgun sequence genomic DNA includes:
- the narf gene encoding nuclear prelamin A recognition factor isoform X2, which yields MSEVDIPKRKEKCENCTKKCNKKQSDDDANSHQDREEVNGQVHEGSQLLLSACLSCDGCLSEEESLKISQQSLEEVERVLALNKKCDVSKHKVLVASVCPQSLPFFAVKFGVDITEAAHKLCGFLKSLGVQYVFDSTLAAGFSILESQKEFVQRFRRRHHDSNALPMFTSSCPGWIRYSERVLGSLVTPHICTARSPQQIMGCLVKDYFSTQQKLRPEKVYHVLVAPCFDKKLEAVREEFYNSLLETRDVDCVLTSGEIYYLMEQRKVSVEELDSVPLDHVLGEAGDVALLRHEGRGSEGFLEHVFKHAAKELFGLDVHEITYKTLRNRDFQEVTLERDGETLLQFAAVYGFRNIQTLVHRMRKGRVPYQLVEVLSCPGGNARPHGFKWTLISQLQLEILLLTSAGGA from the exons ATGTCTGAGGTCGACATACCAAAGCGCAAGGAGAAGTGTGAGAACTGCACGAAAAAG TGCAACAAGAAGCAGAGTGACGATGATGCCAACTCGCaccaggacagagaggaagtcaACGGACAG GTGCATGAAGGATCCCAGTTGCTGCTGAGTGCCTGCCTGTCCTGTGACGGCTGTCTATCGGAGGAGGAGAGCCTGAAGATCTCCCAGCAGAGCCTGGAGGAAGTGGAGCGGGTTCTGGCACTGAACAAG aAGTGTGACGTGTCGAAGCACAAGGTGCTGGTAGCGTCCGTGTGTCCACAGTCTCTGCCTTTCTTCGCCGTCAAGTTTGGTGTGGACATCACTGAGGCTGCCCACAAACTCTGCGGCTTCCTCAAGAGTTTAG GAGTGCAGTATGTGTTCGACAGCACTCTGGCGGCCGGCTTCAGCATCTTAGAGAGTCAGAAAGAGTTTGTTCAGAGGTTTCGTCGGAGGCACCACGACTCCAACGCCTTGCCCATGTTCACCTCCTCCTGTCCAG GGTGGATCCGCTACTCGGAGCGAGTGCTGGGCAGTTTGGTGACCCCTCATATCTGCACTGCCAGGTCTCCGCAGCAGATCATGGGCTGTCTGGTCAAAGACTACTTCTCTACACAGCAG AAGCTGCGTCCAGAGAAAGTGTACCACGTGTTGGTGGCCCCCTGCTTTGATAAGAAGCTGGAGGCTGTGAGAGAAGAGTTTTATAACAGCTTGCTGGAGACCAGAGACGTGGACTGTGTCCTCACCTCAG GGGAGATCTATTACCTGATGGAGCAGAGGAAGGTGTCAGTGGAGGAGCTGGACTCTGTTCCACTGGACCATGT GCTGGGCGAGGCTGGAGACGTGGCGCTGCTGCGGCACGAAGGCCGAGGATCTGAAGGCTTTCTGGAACACGTCTTCAAACACGCTGCCAAAGAGCTCTTTGGTCTGGACGTCCATGAGATCACATACAAGACCCTGAG GAACCGGGACTTCCAGGAAGTGACTCTGGAGCGGGACGGGGAAACTCTGCTGCAGTTTGCAGCCGTCTACGGTTTCAGGAACATCCAGACTCTGGTTCACCGAATGAGAAAAGGACGCGTGCCGTACCAGCTGGTGGAGGTGCTGTCCTGCCCCGGAGGTAACGCCCGCCCACATGGTTTTAAATGGACTCTTATCAGCCAGTTGCAACTTGAAATACTACTTCTCACCTCGGCTGGT GGTGCTTGA
- the narf gene encoding nuclear prelamin A recognition factor isoform X1, with the protein MSEVDIPKRKEKCENCTKKCNKKQSDDDANSHQDREEVNGQVHEGSQLLLSACLSCDGCLSEEESLKISQQSLEEVERVLALNKKCDVSKHKVLVASVCPQSLPFFAVKFGVDITEAAHKLCGFLKSLGVQYVFDSTLAAGFSILESQKEFVQRFRRRHHDSNALPMFTSSCPGWIRYSERVLGSLVTPHICTARSPQQIMGCLVKDYFSTQQKLRPEKVYHVLVAPCFDKKLEAVREEFYNSLLETRDVDCVLTSGEIYYLMEQRKVSVEELDSVPLDHVLGEAGDVALLRHEGRGSEGFLEHVFKHAAKELFGLDVHEITYKTLRNRDFQEVTLERDGETLLQFAAVYGFRNIQTLVHRMRKGRVPYQLVEVLSCPGGCLSGRGQAESDAGGRADKALVQQMEEAYCSLPVRLPEVNPTLHTLYQDWLQGQDSPQASTLLHTQYTSQTLTQPPHMQW; encoded by the exons ATGTCTGAGGTCGACATACCAAAGCGCAAGGAGAAGTGTGAGAACTGCACGAAAAAG TGCAACAAGAAGCAGAGTGACGATGATGCCAACTCGCaccaggacagagaggaagtcaACGGACAG GTGCATGAAGGATCCCAGTTGCTGCTGAGTGCCTGCCTGTCCTGTGACGGCTGTCTATCGGAGGAGGAGAGCCTGAAGATCTCCCAGCAGAGCCTGGAGGAAGTGGAGCGGGTTCTGGCACTGAACAAG aAGTGTGACGTGTCGAAGCACAAGGTGCTGGTAGCGTCCGTGTGTCCACAGTCTCTGCCTTTCTTCGCCGTCAAGTTTGGTGTGGACATCACTGAGGCTGCCCACAAACTCTGCGGCTTCCTCAAGAGTTTAG GAGTGCAGTATGTGTTCGACAGCACTCTGGCGGCCGGCTTCAGCATCTTAGAGAGTCAGAAAGAGTTTGTTCAGAGGTTTCGTCGGAGGCACCACGACTCCAACGCCTTGCCCATGTTCACCTCCTCCTGTCCAG GGTGGATCCGCTACTCGGAGCGAGTGCTGGGCAGTTTGGTGACCCCTCATATCTGCACTGCCAGGTCTCCGCAGCAGATCATGGGCTGTCTGGTCAAAGACTACTTCTCTACACAGCAG AAGCTGCGTCCAGAGAAAGTGTACCACGTGTTGGTGGCCCCCTGCTTTGATAAGAAGCTGGAGGCTGTGAGAGAAGAGTTTTATAACAGCTTGCTGGAGACCAGAGACGTGGACTGTGTCCTCACCTCAG GGGAGATCTATTACCTGATGGAGCAGAGGAAGGTGTCAGTGGAGGAGCTGGACTCTGTTCCACTGGACCATGT GCTGGGCGAGGCTGGAGACGTGGCGCTGCTGCGGCACGAAGGCCGAGGATCTGAAGGCTTTCTGGAACACGTCTTCAAACACGCTGCCAAAGAGCTCTTTGGTCTGGACGTCCATGAGATCACATACAAGACCCTGAG GAACCGGGACTTCCAGGAAGTGACTCTGGAGCGGGACGGGGAAACTCTGCTGCAGTTTGCAGCCGTCTACGGTTTCAGGAACATCCAGACTCTGGTTCACCGAATGAGAAAAGGACGCGTGCCGTACCAGCTGGTGGAGGTGCTGTCCTGCCCCGGAG GGTGCTTGAGCGGCCGCGGTCAGGCGGAGAGCGACGCGGGGGGCCGTGCGGATAAAGCTCTCGTCCAGCAGATGGAGGAGGCCTACTGCAGCCTGCCGGTCCGTCTGCCGGAGGTCAACCCCACCCTGCACACCCTCTACCAGGACTGGCTGCAGGGCCAGGACTCCCCGCAGGCCAGCACGCTCCTGCACACCCAGTACACCAGTCAGACCCTCACACAGCCCCCACACATGCAGTGGTGA
- the LOC115024717 gene encoding uncharacterized protein LOC115024717 isoform X1: MKAQWWSCVLGLLCIPAEVLLSTWTVSQDPMSLCRMRVNSSAEIRCSTSLSNPMGLTLQRSFHGKPDVVYLDLKNGTLIKNTTAQEFKGRIHVAADRHTEEGCGFILRLSLLGLEDTGLYFCSWSYMSHTVATRKNTQQWHRYYCGRRRSTGTMQRPRFEFHLDCLHCDSFRRHSVPLNWNMDPEMQTIYKELQTGQSCKTTQT; the protein is encoded by the exons ATGAAGGCCCAGTGGTGGAGCTGCGTGTTGGGCTTACTCTGCATACCTGCTGAGGTTCTGCTCAGCACCTggacag TTTCTCAAGATCCCATGTCCCTCTGTCGGATGAGGGTCAACTCATCTGCTGAGATCAGATGCTCCACGTCTTTGTCCAACCCGATGGGTTTAACCCTGCAGAGGAGTTTTCATGGTAAACCGGACGTTGTGTACCTGGATTTGAAAAACGGAACGTTGATCAAGAACACGACAGCTCAAGAGTTTAAAGGCCGAATTCATGTAGCTGCAGACCGGCACACGGAGGAGGGCTGTGGCTTCATCTTACGGCTGTCTCTGCTGGGGCTGGAGGACACGGGCCTGTACTTCTGCAGCTGGAGCTACATGTCACACACTGTTGCAACTCGAAAAAATACCCAGCAATGGCACCGTTATTATTGTGGCAG ACGGAGATCCACAGGAACAATGCAGCGACCACGTTTTGAATTTCATCTTGATTGCCTTCATTGCGACAGCTTTCGCCGTCATAGTGTTCCTCTTAATTGGAATATGGATCCGGAAATGCAAACGA TTTACAAAGAGCTTCAGACCGGCCAGAGCTGTAAAACCACCCAGACCTGA
- the LOC115024717 gene encoding uncharacterized protein LOC115024717 isoform X2, with product MSLCRMRVNSSAEIRCSTSLSNPMGLTLQRSFHGKPDVVYLDLKNGTLIKNTTAQEFKGRIHVAADRHTEEGCGFILRLSLLGLEDTGLYFCSWSYMSHTVATRKNTQQWHRYYCGRRRSTGTMQRPRFEFHLDCLHCDSFRRHSVPLNWNMDPEMQTIYKELQTGQSCKTTQT from the exons ATGTCCCTCTGTCGGATGAGGGTCAACTCATCTGCTGAGATCAGATGCTCCACGTCTTTGTCCAACCCGATGGGTTTAACCCTGCAGAGGAGTTTTCATGGTAAACCGGACGTTGTGTACCTGGATTTGAAAAACGGAACGTTGATCAAGAACACGACAGCTCAAGAGTTTAAAGGCCGAATTCATGTAGCTGCAGACCGGCACACGGAGGAGGGCTGTGGCTTCATCTTACGGCTGTCTCTGCTGGGGCTGGAGGACACGGGCCTGTACTTCTGCAGCTGGAGCTACATGTCACACACTGTTGCAACTCGAAAAAATACCCAGCAATGGCACCGTTATTATTGTGGCAG ACGGAGATCCACAGGAACAATGCAGCGACCACGTTTTGAATTTCATCTTGATTGCCTTCATTGCGACAGCTTTCGCCGTCATAGTGTTCCTCTTAATTGGAATATGGATCCGGAAATGCAAACGA TTTACAAAGAGCTTCAGACCGGCCAGAGCTGTAAAACCACCCAGACCTGA